The genomic segment ATAACCGTATGGATCTCACGAGTTCCTTCATAGATGACAGGCGCCTTTGAGTTTCGCAGGAACCTGGCGACAGGGTATTCATCCGAATAACCATAAGCCCCATGAATCTGGAATGCATCATCCGCTGCTTTATTGGCAAAATCGCATGCCTGCCATTTCGCCAGCGACGTTTCGCGCGTATTGCGCAAGCCATTATTTTTCATGTCACCTGCTCGATAGACAAGAAGTCGGCTCATCTGATAGCCCGCTTCCATGTTAGCAATCATTTGTTGGACGAGTTGGTGTCTGCCGATTTCCTTACCGAACGTTTCCCGTGCATGACAATATTTCACGCTTTCTTCGAGGCAACCCATGATTAAGCCAACCGCTCCCGCAGCGACAGTGAAACGCCCATTATCAAGTGACGCCATGGCAATTTTAAATCCATCGCCTTCTTCACCTACTAAATTCGCAGCCGGGATACGCATATCCTCGAAAAATAGTTCGCCTGTATTGCCTGCACGAATACCGTATTTTCCTTTGATCGCTTTCGATGAAAAACCTGGTGTCGTTCGTTCGACGATGAACGCGCTAATACCATGGTGTTTTTTTGCTTTATCCGTATAGGCAAAAACGAGGAAATGATCCGCGACATCACAAAGGGAAATCCATGTTTTTTGACCGTTTAATACATAGTCATCTCCGTCACGCACGGCAGTTGTTGCCATTGCCGCAACGTCGGAACCTGCACCCGGTTCTGTCAACCCGAATGCACCTATTTTTTCACCCTTCGCTTGTGGTACAAGGTATTTCTGCTTCTGTTCTTCATCGCCCCACTGCAGTAGACTCATCGAGTTCAAGCCGATATGGACCGATACCGCTGTCCGGAACGCCGTATCTCCACGTTCCAATTCTTCACACAGTATTGCGAGCGAATTATAATCCATTCCACTGCCACCATATTTTTCGGGTATACACACGCCCATGAAGCCAAGATCCGCAAGCTTCTTCCAAATCGCCTGATCGAATCCACCTTGTGCATCCCATTTCTGGATATGGGGCATAATTTCTGCGTCGACAAACTGACGCGCCGTTTTCCTCAGCATCTTCTGTTCTTCCGTAAATCCGAAGTCCACCTCTTCATCTCCTTTCATAAACCACTATGTCGTTAGTGAGATTGGAAACTATACGTTTTCAACATGGAACATTGTTCGACTCGATACTTTCTTCGATAACGACACCGCGCTTTTTCATCTCTTCAATATACAATTCACCGGGTACGATATTCTCTGGCGGATGGACTCCACGTTTCGAAATAGTGCCATTGCCAATCATTTGTGCCACGATGGAAATCGTATTTGCCGTCGCACGAGCCATCGCAGTCTCGTTTACTGCAGTGTCTTTCTCCGTAATAAGGTCATATTCGTATGTTACTGGCATAGCACTTTTTTCACCGCTCACAATAACGCGTAGCAACACTGCATCTGATTTCTTACCGAGGCGAAGTTGAGGCGACAGATGCTCTCTCATGACGTCGCGGACTTTCACTTTTTGACCGTCAACAGTCACTTCGTTGTCCCGAGATAACAAACCTAGATCGACAAGCAGCTGGAACTTCTCTGCGTGCCCTTTGTAACGAATCGTCTTGTATTCAAGTGTCTCCACGTCCGGGAACGACTTCGTTAGTGTCGACGTGCCACCTGATGTATGAAACGCTTCAAGCTCGCCGTATTTATCAAAATGGATTGTTTCGATTTCGGACAATGATGGAACTTCCAACAGTTGCCCGTTTCTAATAACGTGGGAAGGGTCAGTGTAATGATCAAACACGCCTTCCAGTGAAAAGACGACATTATAATTAAGTGGCGGCTCCGGCTTTATCGGAATTCCTCCAACATATAGTTTGATGGAATTAACCTTTTCGAGTTTTCCCGCCCCGTAACCAGTAAGAATATTAATCATTCCAGGAGCTACCCCTAGATCCGGAATGATTGTCACGCCTTTTGCAATCGCCTGATCCGCCAGACCGAGCACCGCATCCGTAGCGCCACCGATATGACCGCCAAGATCAATGGAATGGACACCGATATCTACTGCGATTCGGGCAACCTTTTCATTAAACGTATAGAATAGCGCATTGATAACCACATCCCCTAATGCCATCACTTCACTTAATTGCTTATCGTTTTTAGCATCCAGTAACAGGATATCAAGCTTATCGGACATGAGTTCCTCCGCAAAGTCTTCCGCTTGCTTGACGTTCAGATCCGCTAAATAAACTTTTTCGACGTCATCACCCTTCACTAGATCGCGTGCCGCCTCTTTCCCCATTAAACCTGCTCCAAGTATGACAACCTTCATTTCCCCATCCCCTTACGTTAGGAATTAATCCGTGTCAATCTGCGCCCGTTGCAATTTCCCGCTGAAGTCTATATAAATACTCTTCCATTCAGTGAAGACATCCAGTGCAGCAACGCCAGAATCGCGGTGTCCGTTGCCCGTACCCTTTGTTCCGCCGAATGGCAGATGGATTTCGGCACCCGTCGTTCCCGCATTCACGTAGACAATACCCGTATCTAGATCACGTTGTGCTCGGAATACTTTATTGACATCGCGTGAGAAAATCGAACTTGAAAGTCCAAATTTCACACTGTTATTAACCTCAATGGCTTCATCTAGACTTGAAACTTCAATCAGCGAAACAACAGGTCCGAAAATCTCTTCTTGCGCAAGGCGGCTATCCCATTTCACATCTGTGAATAAAGTTGGTTCGTAATAATGACCATCTGCAAGCTTTCCATCTGTTAATATATGTCCACCTGCAAGAAGTTTCGCACCTTCATCCTTACCAATTCCGACGTAGCCATGAATTTTATCAAGCGCTTTTTGATTGATTACTGGGCCAATTTTTACTGATTCGTCCATTCCATCGCCAATCGATAACACTTTCATCGCTTCCACGAGTTTTTGCTCGAGTTCTTCCTTTACATCTGTATGCACGATGACACGGCTACATGCCGTACAACGCTGACCCGCTGTTCCGAATGCACTCCAAAGAATCCCTTCCACTGCCAGTTCGATATCCGCATCATCCATAACGATGACCGCATTTTTACCACCCATTTCAAGTGATACTTTTTTCAAATGACGTCCACCTGTTTCCGCAACATGACGACCTGTTTCAGTCGACCCTGTGAATGAAATAACGCGAACATCGGGATGTTCAATCATTGCCGTCCCAACTTCTGCTCCCGACCCGAAAACGATATTCGCAACGCCTGCTGGGAGTCCTGCTTCTTCAAATATAAGCGCCATTTCATACGCCATCATAGGTGTTTCCGTCGCCGGTTTCCAAATGAAAGTATTGCCCGCGACAATTGCTGGGAACGATTTCCATGTCGCAATTGCCACCGGAAAGTTCCAAGGTGTAATAAGTCCGACAACACCGATTGGTGCACGGACACTCATTGCGAACTTGTCTTGAAGCTCTGAAGGTACTGTTTCCCCGAACATGCGGCGTCCCTCACCAGCCATGTAGAACGCCATATCAATGCCTTCCTGCACTTCACCGCGCGCCTCTTCGATGACCTTCCCCATTTCTTTCGTCAACACTTGCGATAAGTGTTCTTTCTTTTCTTTCATAAGTCGTCCAATTTCATATAAAAAGTCTGCACGTTTCGGTGCGGGAACGAGTGCCCATTTTTTCTGAGCCTCTTTCGCCGACTTTACTGCAAGACTCACATCTTCTTTAGTCGATAATCTTACTTGTGCCAACTCCTTACCATTTGCTGGATTCAAGACTGCAGTATAATCTGCTCCCCCTGCCTCCTGCCATGTACCTCCGATATAATTGTTCAGTTGCATTGCAACATTCCCCTTTCTATAACACAGCATTTTGAAAGCGCTCACATCTATTTAACTAATTTCGACATTTCCTACGCAATTCCTTTAATCTTCCGACAACTATAATTTTACTTCCCTCCTACTTAAACACAATAAGCTATGAAAAACCCCCAATAACCAAGCTATTCGAGGGATGAGATTATTATTCATACTATGAACCCCATTTCCTCGAATTTTTCTCTTTGTCAGCACCACACCGAACGTGAGATAATTTCTCTTCACCTTCATCCCTGTTTAAAGTTCATATACAAAATACCACGTCCGTTGATTAACCATTTTCTTGCATAAAGAGCAGGTAAGAAAGGCTTGAAAAACTCTATTTTCACTCAATCATTTCCGGTCTGCTTTCGGCGAACTATTCATGACATCTTTACCGAGTGGCAAGTATGGCTAGAAATGACTACGTCATTCCTAGCCATACTTGTTTCGATCATCCTGCTGCGAATAGTTGCCTGTCGCATTCCTACAACGTTCAAGTGAAAAATACAGCTATTTTCCAAAAAAGAATAGATGACTTTTTATAAAGGTTGTAAGTGCCCGAAGATACAATTTCGGACACTCTAGCACTTTGTATAATGTGTTCCTTGCTTACTTTTAGTATAGAGTCTGCATATTATCATGCGATGGACTATAAGAAAGTGACTCTTCCTTAACTAAAAAAGACAAGACTATGGAGAAAACATCAGCCGCCAAAATTGTATCTTTGGCGGCTATTATCCAGATAAGAAGCGTCGCTATTCTTTCGTCCCGAAAAGTTTTAGCACTTTGTTTACGTATCCATTTGGAGAGCGACGGATGAATAAGCACCATACGATTACCGAAAAAATGTGTAGGAATGCGATGAAGTCGCATTCCTACACATCAAGACATCTCGGTAATCGTATAGAGGTCGTTCAATCCAAAGCAATCCAAAAGTAATTGTACACGAAGCGCCTAGTGTTGGATTTAGTTATTTACTGGTTGTTTTTGGGTGATCAACACATGTGACAAAATGCAGAAAAACTCCGCACTGGATATATCGATCCCATGCGGAGTTTTCATAATGAAAAAATATTTAATTTGTACGTTATTTTGGTTTCAGGTTATGTAATACCCATTTGGTGTATATCCATTTCTGCACTATTGCTAATACCACGGATTATTCTTTTTCTTGCTGACGGCTCCGTTCGTACATTTCAATGACAAATTCACGGATGTTATCTGCATGTTTCATCATCGAACTTGTCGATACAACGAACAATTTCGCAATTTCAGCGTTCGTCAATTCTTCATCCTCCATAATTCCTAAATCAACTGCTACAAAAAATACGGCAGCGGCAATAACGCCAGGTTTACGGAAATTGGGGCGCTCTTTCAAAAAGTACGTTACGACAATATTTCTCAGTAATTCACGCGCTTCTTTAGGCGTATTTCTTAACTCAAGTACTTCATCCAGACTCTCGATTACTTCCTGCTGAACCGGTGTAAAATCATGCTCTATGAGTTCATCTACTGTTCGTGAATCCCTGGCAAGCAAAATTTCGTAGACATCCGTCATATGCTCTTTATAGAACGCAAGACTCTTATCGAATCCGCTTGACTCCGCAAGTTCAACTATCTGTTTTTCGAGTGCACCATTCCAATCATTAATGAACATAAGCGAAGAAATTACATAGATATCATTGTTCTGGTCCCGATTATCGGGTAAAACAATGCCGAATATGAATGAATGCTCTTCCAGTAGCATTCCTTCTTTCTTTTCAAGATTGAATATGCCCTCGCCAAGTATTTCTTGGACAATAACATATCCTTCTTTCACTTCTTTCACCTTAGCAAACAGTACAACAGGCTCTTTCCATAATTCCAGAACGGATCGAACTGTCTCTCTTATCGGGCTATTCAACACTCTTAGGAGGTGACGCTTCCACAAATCACGGCGTGCAACGAATAAGAAATATTCACTAACAGCCTCCTCAACATCATCCGGTCCCATCAGTTTTTCAAGTTTACTTTTCCAGTGTCTTCTATGGCTTTCGAACTCTGATATATCAGCTGGGCTTGTAGCCTGTTCATATGCACCAAAGATGATACGCTCAAGTTCCTCATCAATAAGCGTCTCTAAAGGTGATTCATTTTTCTCCGCACAACACTTTTTATATTTCTTTCCGCTCCCACATGGACACGGATCGTTTCGTCCAACCATTTTCCCACGTCCTAACAATTATACGTTAATAATATTTACCTCACATTCAATAGTAACAGAAACAAAAAAACTCCGCAGTGGTATATATATATACCCATGCGGAGCACTCTTTAATCCATCGCTTATTTTTTACTTTCCTCTAAATTAGTAAATGATTTTTCATTAGTTGGTAGTGCTACACGTTTCATGAAGAACGATAGAGCCAAGGCTACAATTGCAACGATTGTCGATATGAAAAATGAGAAACTAATTCCGTCCAACATTGCTTGTGCTTCAAGTTGTTCCTTTAACTTCGCTAGCCCCTCAGCGGTCGATGGAGCATTGCCAGATGCTTGGACTTCCGCAAATAGTCCTGCACCTGTCGATTCCATCCGTTTTGTCATAATCGTTAACAGAATTGCGGATCCGATAGCACCGGACACTTGCTGTAACGTGTTGTTCATAGCCGTACCATGTGGATTCGAGATCATTGGCAATTGATTCAACCCGTTTGTCATAACCGGCATCATTACCATTGAAATCCCTAACATCCGAATCGTATAAATCCACATAATGTAATAATAACCAGACTCCATACCTAGTCTACTTAAATAGAATGTTGAAATGACAGTGATGGTAAGACCAATAACCGCCAAAATTCTTGCGCCGTACTTATCGAATAAACGACCTGTAACCGGCGACATAAGCCCCATCACAATTGCCCCTGGTAACATCAGCAAACCTGAATGGAACGGTGAAATGCCCCGTATGGTTTGGACATAGAGCGGCGTAAGAATCATGCCCGAAAACATTGCAACCGATAGTACAATCGAGATGGCCGATGATAAAGCAAACATCGGATGTTTGTAAATCTTGAAATCCAACATCGGGTCATCCATACGTAGTTGACGCACAATGAACGCGATAAGTGCGATTGCACCAATAACGATTGTTCCATAGACAAGCGGTGAATCCCATCCCTTATCACCCGCTGAACTAAAGCCGTAAAGAAGACCGCCGAAACCGATACTTGACAAAATAAGTGAAAATACATCTAATTTCATGTCACGGTTCGGTGTAATGTTGCGCAATTTAAAGAACGCATAAACAAGTGTCAGAATTGAAAACGGCAAAACGATACCAAAAAGTGTACGCCATGTATAATGTTCAATTACCCATCCCGACAGAGTTGGACCAATTGCTGGCGCTGTAATCATTACTAGCCCAAAAATCCCCATTGCCGTTCCCCGGCGCTCAATCGGAAATGCCGTAAGCATAACGTTCATAAGGAGCGGCATCATCATTGCAGATCCACACGCTTGAATCATTCGAGCAGCAACGAGTACACCAAATGATGGTGCAATCATCGCTAAAATCGTCCCTAGAGTAAACAGCACCATTGCTGTTAAGAACAACCTTCTATTTGTGAACTTCTGAATGAAGAACGCACTTGCTGGTATTAAAATACCATTGATAAGCATATATCCTGTCGTTAGCCATTGGACAACAGACGGTTTCACATCGAACTCAACCATAATTGTCGGCAATGCAACGTTCAACAATGTATTATTTAGTAGAGCGACAAAAGCACCTATAAATAAAATTGCTATCATGCCGTAAGGCGGTTTTTCGTGCATTTTTTTTATATCCATTATTACTTCCTCCTATTTAATACGTAACGTATAAAATTTGTACCCCGTGTACATCATGTTAAACATATTATACCGATAGTCCAAAACTTGCAACCTTAGAAAACGCTTTCACACAATAAAAACTTTTTCCGTTGATATATCAACCTTTTGGATATACCATAATAAATGTACTGATAGTATAAACATGATTTCATTTCCAGGGAAACTCGACATATATAAGTTTATTCACACCCGTCAGATAAGCCGAATAGGTTCGGCAACTAACTTTAGGATAAAGGTGATTAGTATGAATGATCGAAAACGCCAGGTTTTATTAACAGCGCAGCGACTTTTTATAGATAAAGGATTTTCCACCACGTCTGTCCAAGATATTTTAGATGAATCTTGTATATCAAAAGGGACATTCTACAATTATTTTTCATCCAAGAATGAGTGCCTCATCGCGATACTCGTACACGCACGTGATGAAGCAACTGTAAGAAGACGTGAATTGCTTATTGGACAAGAATTATCAGATAAGAACGTTCTGGTAGAGCAGATTTTAATTCGTATGCACGTGAATCGCGAACAAAACTTGATGCCAATTTTTGAGGCAGTTTTCCATTCTGGTGATAGCGACCTAAGAACTTACATCAAGAACATGCTTTTAGCTGAATTTTCTTGGTTAACAAGAAGACTGGTGGATGTATACGGCAAAGCTGCTGTGCCTTATGCAGCCGATTGTGCAGTGATGCTGTTCGGAATGATGCAACAAATACTTCATGTATGGTCAGCTGTTTCGAAAGAGGAAATGGACACTTCAAAACTTGTGAGATTCTTACTCCGAAGAATCGATTCCATCATCCTAGGTATGATCAGCACAAAAGACGCTTTCTTCACTGAAGATGTATTTTTCAAGTTAAGCGGGGATGAAGTAGAACAAACAGAAACAAAGGAGCAATTACTCGAACGTCTCACGGGATTTTTGGAATTTCTTGGAGATGATACGCTTCCTGCCGGCAAACAATATGTGCAATTTCTTTTGGATGAACTACGCGCCGAGTCTCCGCGGGTATTCGTGCTGGAATCTGTCGTCCGCTCATTCCGAGAAGCTTTCAAAGGATTTTCCCATGAACCTGAAGCTCACGAGCTTGCTTATAAAGTTTGGCGCTATATGGACACGGTAGAGTAACCGAAATTCCGTCTCAATTTCTTGAAACTTTTCCGACTTTATTTCGTATAGTTGAGTAGTAGAAAACTTATTTTAGGGAGGAACGAGACAAGATGAACAATCACGAAATTGATTACAAAATACATGGCGATGATATGCAGTTTGTAGAAGTCGAGCTTGATCCAAAAGAAACGGTAGTGGCAGAAGCAGGCGCGCTGATGATGATGGAAGACGGCATCGCCATGGAAACAATCTTCGGTGATGGATCCGGCTCATCAGGTGGAGGAATTATGGGCAAACTAATGGGCGCTGGAAAACGAATGTTGACTGGAGAAAGTTTATTCATGACAACATTCACGAATACGGGGGCAGGCAAAAAGCATGTCTCTTTCGCGTCCCCTTACCCTGGAAAAATAATTCCGATGGATTTAAGTGAGCATAATGGCAAAATTATCTGCCAGAAAGATGCCTTTCTTGCTGCCGCAAAAGGCGTGTCCGTCGGAATTGAATTTCAACGGAAACTCGGCACCGGCTTTTTCGGTGGTGAAGGGTTCATCATGCAAAAACTCGAAGGTGATGGTATGACGTTCATCCACGCTGGAGGTACGATTATCGAGAAAAGGCTGCGACCGGGCGAAATATTACGTGTAGACACGGGATGCCTCGTGGCAATGACACACAACGTTAATTACAACATCGAAATGGTAAAAGGCGTAAAAACAGCATTATTCGGCGGCGAAGGACTCTTTTTCGCAACACTGAAGGGACCTGGAACTGTTTGGATTCAATCACTCCCATTCTCTAGACTCGCAAGCCGTGTCTTTGCAGCTGCACCGCAAACACCTGGTGGAGGATCACGTGACGAAGGCAGCATTGCAGGCGGCTTGTTCAATATGCTTGGCGGTAAATAACTAATTCGTAGACATAAAGTCGGATTATCAATCGTCTACATCCAAAACTCTCCAAACTAAAAAAGGGTTATATTATCGATCTATTTTTCGACCGACGATATAACCCTTTTAGTATTAAATCTCACTTAATGAAGCAAAACTTATGTTTACTTCACACCATTCAACAACAGCCATATATACCTGGCTTCATCTTCACTACCCGGTTCAATCGCTTTAAATCTCGGGTACGGAATCGTTTTCGCTTTGAATGTCATCAAATGCCTAACATGGCCATTCAATTTCGTTGCAGCATTCAACATTTCTTCTGCATCTAACGATTTCCCTTCGGATGCTATGTGTTCAAGCTTCCAATCAAGATAAAGATAAGCCGCATCATGCTCGGAACCTTTTTCATAGCGCACCATGATTTCCGCCGCTTCTGTGAACCGTTCGGCGTGAATGAGCGAAGCCACCGCTTCATATCTGGCCCCAAGGTTGTCCGTACGGTTCATCTTCAATAGATCCGTGAACA from the Sporosarcina psychrophila genome contains:
- a CDS encoding TIGR00266 family protein, whose amino-acid sequence is MNNHEIDYKIHGDDMQFVEVELDPKETVVAEAGALMMMEDGIAMETIFGDGSGSSGGGIMGKLMGAGKRMLTGESLFMTTFTNTGAGKKHVSFASPYPGKIIPMDLSEHNGKIICQKDAFLAAAKGVSVGIEFQRKLGTGFFGGEGFIMQKLEGDGMTFIHAGGTIIEKRLRPGEILRVDTGCLVAMTHNVNYNIEMVKGVKTALFGGEGLFFATLKGPGTVWIQSLPFSRLASRVFAAAPQTPGGGSRDEGSIAGGLFNMLGGK
- a CDS encoding acyl-CoA dehydrogenase family protein; its protein translation is MDFGFTEEQKMLRKTARQFVDAEIMPHIQKWDAQGGFDQAIWKKLADLGFMGVCIPEKYGGSGMDYNSLAILCEELERGDTAFRTAVSVHIGLNSMSLLQWGDEEQKQKYLVPQAKGEKIGAFGLTEPGAGSDVAAMATTAVRDGDDYVLNGQKTWISLCDVADHFLVFAYTDKAKKHHGISAFIVERTTPGFSSKAIKGKYGIRAGNTGELFFEDMRIPAANLVGEEGDGFKIAMASLDNGRFTVAAGAVGLIMGCLEESVKYCHARETFGKEIGRHQLVQQMIANMEAGYQMSRLLVYRAGDMKNNGLRNTRETSLAKWQACDFANKAADDAFQIHGAYGYSDEYPVARFLRNSKAPVIYEGTREIHTVMQAEYVLGYREDKKLSNRLPEWPFE
- a CDS encoding aldehyde dehydrogenase family protein is translated as MQLNNYIGGTWQEAGGADYTAVLNPANGKELAQVRLSTKEDVSLAVKSAKEAQKKWALVPAPKRADFLYEIGRLMKEKKEHLSQVLTKEMGKVIEEARGEVQEGIDMAFYMAGEGRRMFGETVPSELQDKFAMSVRAPIGVVGLITPWNFPVAIATWKSFPAIVAGNTFIWKPATETPMMAYEMALIFEEAGLPAGVANIVFGSGAEVGTAMIEHPDVRVISFTGSTETGRHVAETGGRHLKKVSLEMGGKNAVIVMDDADIELAVEGILWSAFGTAGQRCTACSRVIVHTDVKEELEQKLVEAMKVLSIGDGMDESVKIGPVINQKALDKIHGYVGIGKDEGAKLLAGGHILTDGKLADGHYYEPTLFTDVKWDSRLAQEEIFGPVVSLIEVSSLDEAIEVNNSVKFGLSSSIFSRDVNKVFRAQRDLDTGIVYVNAGTTGAEIHLPFGGTKGTGNGHRDSGVAALDVFTEWKSIYIDFSGKLQRAQIDTD
- a CDS encoding TetR/AcrR family transcriptional regulator, whose protein sequence is MNDRKRQVLLTAQRLFIDKGFSTTSVQDILDESCISKGTFYNYFSSKNECLIAILVHARDEATVRRRELLIGQELSDKNVLVEQILIRMHVNREQNLMPIFEAVFHSGDSDLRTYIKNMLLAEFSWLTRRLVDVYGKAAVPYAADCAVMLFGMMQQILHVWSAVSKEEMDTSKLVRFLLRRIDSIILGMISTKDAFFTEDVFFKLSGDEVEQTETKEQLLERLTGFLEFLGDDTLPAGKQYVQFLLDELRAESPRVFVLESVVRSFREAFKGFSHEPEAHELAYKVWRYMDTVE
- a CDS encoding saccharopine dehydrogenase family protein; translation: MKVVILGAGLMGKEAARDLVKGDDVEKVYLADLNVKQAEDFAEELMSDKLDILLLDAKNDKQLSEVMALGDVVINALFYTFNEKVARIAVDIGVHSIDLGGHIGGATDAVLGLADQAIAKGVTIIPDLGVAPGMINILTGYGAGKLEKVNSIKLYVGGIPIKPEPPLNYNVVFSLEGVFDHYTDPSHVIRNGQLLEVPSLSEIETIHFDKYGELEAFHTSGGTSTLTKSFPDVETLEYKTIRYKGHAEKFQLLVDLGLLSRDNEVTVDGQKVKVRDVMREHLSPQLRLGKKSDAVLLRVIVSGEKSAMPVTYEYDLITEKDTAVNETAMARATANTISIVAQMIGNGTISKRGVHPPENIVPGELYIEEMKKRGVVIEESIESNNVPC
- a CDS encoding DHA2 family efflux MFS transporter permease subunit codes for the protein MDIKKMHEKPPYGMIAILFIGAFVALLNNTLLNVALPTIMVEFDVKPSVVQWLTTGYMLINGILIPASAFFIQKFTNRRLFLTAMVLFTLGTILAMIAPSFGVLVAARMIQACGSAMMMPLLMNVMLTAFPIERRGTAMGIFGLVMITAPAIGPTLSGWVIEHYTWRTLFGIVLPFSILTLVYAFFKLRNITPNRDMKLDVFSLILSSIGFGGLLYGFSSAGDKGWDSPLVYGTIVIGAIALIAFIVRQLRMDDPMLDFKIYKHPMFALSSAISIVLSVAMFSGMILTPLYVQTIRGISPFHSGLLMLPGAIVMGLMSPVTGRLFDKYGARILAVIGLTITVISTFYLSRLGMESGYYYIMWIYTIRMLGISMVMMPVMTNGLNQLPMISNPHGTAMNNTLQQVSGAIGSAILLTIMTKRMESTGAGLFAEVQASGNAPSTAEGLAKLKEQLEAQAMLDGISFSFFISTIVAIVALALSFFMKRVALPTNEKSFTNLEESKK
- a CDS encoding YecA family protein, translating into MVGRNDPCPCGSGKKYKKCCAEKNESPLETLIDEELERIIFGAYEQATSPADISEFESHRRHWKSKLEKLMGPDDVEEAVSEYFLFVARRDLWKRHLLRVLNSPIRETVRSVLELWKEPVVLFAKVKEVKEGYVIVQEILGEGIFNLEKKEGMLLEEHSFIFGIVLPDNRDQNNDIYVISSLMFINDWNGALEKQIVELAESSGFDKSLAFYKEHMTDVYEILLARDSRTVDELIEHDFTPVQQEVIESLDEVLELRNTPKEARELLRNIVVTYFLKERPNFRKPGVIAAAVFFVAVDLGIMEDEELTNAEIAKLFVVSTSSMMKHADNIREFVIEMYERSRQQEKE